GTGTTGTGCGCGAACGTGATTGGTGACCACTGGAACGAGTGGGGATGTTGTTCGACGAGTGCGCGGTACGAGGAGGCCAACTCCCAGTCCTCGCGCGGCCACGGCCGACCGTCCTCGTATATCATCCACGGGCGGTACTCGGTGCCCGCAACCTCCTGCGTAACGCGGTCCATCTCAGCGAGGAACGCGTCGTCGTGGTACATCTCGCCCGTCTCGGGGTCGTGAGAGGTGAAGTCCTGCGCCCCGTCCACGCGGATGCCGTCGGCCCCGAAATCCATCTTGCGGTGCTGCATCTCCAAGAAGACGGCGCGCGCCGTCGGTTCGGTGTAGTCGAGGTGCTTTCCGTACATCCCCGGTCCGAGGACGTAGCGGTCCGAGAGGAGTTCCGCACCCCTGTCGTCCGCGTGGCCCAGAGCCACGTCGAAGACGACTTTGATCGGTCGCGGCAGGTCGTGGCAGGCGGCGATGAAGTCCACGAGTTCGTCCGGACGGCCCGATTCGAGGATGGCCGGGTTCGGCGCGGAGAACGCGCTGACGACGATGTCGTACCCCCAGTTTATCATCTCGGGGCGGGAGACTGCCGCCGTCACGGCGTCGTCGCTTTCGGCTTCGACCGACCAGAAGTCGTGCTCCTCCTCGTTCTCGGTCAGGGGTTCGACGGGCATCACCTGTATCGCGTCGTACCCCGCGAAGTTCCGCTCCCACGGTTCGAGTTCCTCGCCCGCGCGCCGTTTCCGACCGATTTCCTCGTACACTTCCGCGAGGCCCGCGAGCGACCCCGACTCGGTGGCCGTCCCGGGGTGAATCTCGACCATGCTCACCGCGGGGTCGACGCGCGGCAGGCCGTCGTCGTCGGTCGTCGAGACGCGTTCCGCGTCGGTTCCGAGGGTGCGGAAGTACTCTCGGTCCGCGCGCGTCTCGTCGAGGCGCTCGACGTCGTAAAACTCCGCCGGGGCGAACGCGCCGAACGGAACCGAGTACGCGAGGGGGTCGGAGACGGTCTCCCACCCGTCGTCGGTGCGGTAGGCGAGTCGGTAGAGCGACCCGAGCGTCTCCCGAGTTCCGGGTCGCATCCCCGCGACGACGCCCCAGTGGTACTCGCCGCGTCGTTCGAGGGGGACGCGTTCGCGGCGGAACTCGACGCGCCGAACGTCGGTGTCGCCCGGGTCAACGCCCTCGGGCGGGGTCAACACGTCGAGAAACACGTCGTCGGCGGGGACGCCGTCTTCGACGAGTTCGGGGGTCCAAAAGCCGACGCGGGCGTTTCCGTCTCCGTCCGCGTGGACGCCGAGTCGGTCGGTCAGTTCCGTCGCCGCCTCGAAGGCCGACTCGTGGCGCGCCGTCACGTCGTCGTGCCACGCGAGGAGTTCGTCTGTCGGTTCCCGCAGCAGTCGGCAGTCGTGCTCTGGGTTCATGTGTCGGGGAAGGAAGGCCGTAGGAGGGGGACTCGCGGCGCGCGTCGGCGGTCGATGCTCACTCCTCGACGCGGTGGACCGCGACGCTATCGACGCGCAGTCCGTCGGCGTCGGCGAGGTCGTCGCCCGTTATCACGTCGGTCGAATCGACCGAAAGCCCGTCTACGCCGACGGTGGCGGCGTCGTCGCCGAAGTTGAGAACGCAGACGTACGTCTCGTCCGGTCCGTCGCGGGCGAACGCGACGGCGTCCTCGCTGTCGGCCTCGTAGTCGATGCGTCGGAACGCGCCCTCGTATCCGAGCGCCGGCGTCTCGTTGCGGACGTCGATGAGTCGCTGGTAGTGGTCTCGAATCTCCTCGCGGGCGTGGTCCCACGCGAGGGCGTCCCGACGGCCGCGTTGACCGAGTTCCTGCCCGCCGTACAGCATCGGGACGCCCGGGAGCGTGAACAACGCGCCCGCGGCGGCCATCGCGGCGTCCTCGCCGCACTCGACGATGTAGCGCGTCTCGTCGTGGTTCTCGATGTACAGCATGAACGCCGCGTGCGACGGGAACCCGACTTCGGAGCGTTGGTCGACGGCGTCGAGAAGCGCGTCCGCGGGTTGGTGGCCCCGACCGACCTGCCGCATCGTGAAGTAAAGCGTCGTGTCGAAATGCATGTCGAACATCCCGTTGTGAAAGTCCGCGACGTACGGGATGGTCTCGTCCAAGAGGAGAAACTCGGGGTCGCGCGACTTCACCCGGTCGCGGACCTCCTGCCAGAACGTGTCGGGGACGGCCCACGCCATGTCGCAGCGAAAGCCGTCCGCGATTTCGAACCACCGGTCGACGGCGTCCAACAGGTGGCGGCGGACCTCCAAGGTCGTGTAGTCGAAGTTCGCGATGAACTCCCAGTCGAAGTAGGTGCCCGGTTCGCCGTTTTCCTTCCACTCGTACCAGTCGTAGTACTCCGAGTCGGGGTTCTCGTACGCGTCCTCGAAAAACGGGTGGTCGCGCGCGGAGTGGTTCAACACGAGGTCGAAAAGCACCTTCATCCCCCGGTCGTGGGCGGCCTCGACGAACGCCTCGTAGTCCTCGCGGGTGCCGAGGTCCTCGGCTATCTCGTAGAAGTCCACGATGTTGTAGCCGTGCGGGGCGTGGTCGTTCTGGAGGACCGGCGTGAGCCACAGACAGTCGACGCCGAGGTCAGCGAGGTAGTCGAGACGCTTCTCCAACGCCTCGAAGGTGGTTTCTGCCTCGTCGTCGTCGGAGGCGAACCCGCGGACGTAAATCTCGTACAGCGTCACCTCTTTGGCCCACTCCGGGGGGTCGTTCGGGCGCGACACCGTGACGGCGTCCGCGCCGGAGGCCGGAACCGATTCCGCCTCGCCGCCGTCGGAAACGAGTTCCGTCGCCATCGATTCGGAGCCCCCGTCGGTCATCGCGTCGCGCGTGAACTCGACGCTGTCGGGGACGCTGTAGGAGTCCGCGAGTGCGACGGCGTGGACGCGGAGGCGGTCGCCGACGGCGGAGAGAGGCACGCGAAGTTCCCACCCCGACACCTCCACGTCGGACTCGGAGATGCCGTCTCGGTCGTCCACGAGGAACTCGACGACGAGGTCGTCTCGGTCGGTGTCGCTCTCGGGGTTCGGTTGGGGGTCCGCGCTGACGACGACGTGGTCGCCCTCGACCGACCCGTGGAGTTGGATTCGGGGGCGGCCGCCACCGCCGCCGCCGGACCCGGCACCTGAACCCGACCCCGAGACGCCGCCGCTTCGCTGCGTCGTCTCGGTCGGACCGCTCTGGAACCCGCTGTATCCGCTCTGTCCGGACGACCCGGTGCCACCGCCGGTCGGGGCCATGTCGCCGCGGAACACGCGGAGGGTGAGTTCGTGCGTCCCGTCGGGAGCGTCGAGTTCGACGACGAACGTCCCCGCGGCGTCGGGCGTGAAGTCGAGTACCGCCTCGTCGTCGTCGAGTTCGAGTTGGCTGCTGACCGGCGCGCTCTGTACTCGCCACCGGTACGATGCGTCGGGGTCTGGGTCCCGCGGAGCGAGTTGTACGGTCTCGCCCACGGCCATGAATCGGGGCGGGCCTGGGTGATGCATACTACTACCAACGGCACGTCGGCCCTTTGTCTTTACTCCTGTTCGAAGAATTGTTGTGGAGCCTGATTAACCGGTCGCTGCGGCGATAATCGGCCGTTTGCGGTTTCCGATAGAGTGGAATTCTCGTCTATCGGACAGTATCAGCCAATACTTATGTCTCGGGCGGACGCCTGCACATGATATGAGACTCCGGACCGCACTCAACGATTACAAGCGCGACCGCGGCGCGCGGCGCTTCCCAGAGGAGTGCCGGACTGCCGACGGCGCGTTCTCCGGCCACGGGGACAGACTCGTCTACGTCGGCGCCGACGGGTCGCTCCGTGACTACTCGTCTTCGCTCTCTGGTCTGTACGGCATCGACCGCTCTCGCTTCGGCATCGAGGCGGGGGGCGAGACCCAGTGGTTCGACGACCTCGAACCGGTTCGACAGCACTACTATCGAGAGACGAGCCTCGTCGAAACCGAGTACGACGCCGGGGAGTTCACCGTCCACCAGTACGACCTGACGCTCGGACGGGCGCACGTCACGCACGTCGAACTCCGCGGAGCGATACCGACCGACGCGCACCTGACCGCGTTTCTCACGCTCGCCCCCGAGGGCCGAGAGACGCGCGTCGGCCGCCTCATCCACGAGGAGGGCGGTCCGGAGGGCAAACAGGCGGTCGAAGTGTTCCACAGGGACGAACACGACTACGTCACCGCTTCGACGGGTCTCGACGACGTCCGTGGGCAGGTCCCCGAACGGTTCGAGGAGGTGCTCTCCGAGGAGGTGTTCGAGTTCCCGCGCGAGGCCGTCCTCCAGCAGTACGAGGACACGCACCTCAGCGGCGACATCGTCGTCTCCGCCCCTCTCGAACGGGCCGGTCGCGGCGCACAGACCACGCTCGTCACGCAGCTTTCGGACCACCGAGAACTGTCGCGCGAGGAGGCGCTTCGTGACCTCCGCCACTGCGCGCTCGACCACGCCACCTCCGACGACATCCGGGCGGCGGCGCGCGAACGCGCGGAGGTGTACGTCCCAGACCACGTCCCCCGCGAGGAGTTGGTGCGCTCCGACCTCCGCGCCCTCTCGCTTCTGACGGCACCGTCGGGGTCGCACATCGCCGGTCCGGAGTTCGACCCGTTCTACTCGCACACCGGCGGGTACGGCTACACGTGGTTCCGCGACGACGCCGAACTGTCGCGCTACCTCCTCGGCGCGGACGACCTGTTGGACCTCGAACTCACCGAGGGTCTGGCGACGGCGGCGCGCTTTTTCTGCGACACGCAACTGGAGGACGGAACGTGGCCGCAACGCGCGTGGGCGGTCGACGGCTCTATCGCCCCGGGGTGGGCGCA
This genomic window from Halopelagius inordinatus contains:
- the gghA gene encoding glucosylglycerol hydrolase, which translates into the protein MNPEHDCRLLREPTDELLAWHDDVTARHESAFEAATELTDRLGVHADGDGNARVGFWTPELVEDGVPADDVFLDVLTPPEGVDPGDTDVRRVEFRRERVPLERRGEYHWGVVAGMRPGTRETLGSLYRLAYRTDDGWETVSDPLAYSVPFGAFAPAEFYDVERLDETRADREYFRTLGTDAERVSTTDDDGLPRVDPAVSMVEIHPGTATESGSLAGLAEVYEEIGRKRRAGEELEPWERNFAGYDAIQVMPVEPLTENEEEHDFWSVEAESDDAVTAAVSRPEMINWGYDIVVSAFSAPNPAILESGRPDELVDFIAACHDLPRPIKVVFDVALGHADDRGAELLSDRYVLGPGMYGKHLDYTEPTARAVFLEMQHRKMDFGADGIRVDGAQDFTSHDPETGEMYHDDAFLAEMDRVTQEVAGTEYRPWMIYEDGRPWPREDWELASSYRALVEQHPHSFQWSPITFAHNTPALLTFWATKWWRVREIGEFGGHWLTGVANHDTVRRGTQLDPTVEFNQSPVNPYLGDDYPETLDEAYDNPASSMLFHCFLPGVPMDFVNANMRAPWGFVRDTDAEWNVKVVADESNFLFWQVRDEDFENPEFFRRVKDLGFESREELRTFMNALSAAVDATDYDLDVMAAMLSAMDQPLGDGLSAGDLETYAHAWMRDVHDFANLSAWRDAQDDERTRLSLAVREFRHDRPWLRADLREDDYFTYRHPTEGTVLYYGLRTSPSGDEELLFAANMEGVPVTVSPESLAADAVDDENAPAIPTDGWEILLSAPDVDGGAAVELANADAAVWRRVP
- the malA gene encoding alpha-amylase MalA; the protein is MHHPGPPRFMAVGETVQLAPRDPDPDASYRWRVQSAPVSSQLELDDDEAVLDFTPDAAGTFVVELDAPDGTHELTLRVFRGDMAPTGGGTGSSGQSGYSGFQSGPTETTQRSGGVSGSGSGAGSGGGGGGRPRIQLHGSVEGDHVVVSADPQPNPESDTDRDDLVVEFLVDDRDGISESDVEVSGWELRVPLSAVGDRLRVHAVALADSYSVPDSVEFTRDAMTDGGSESMATELVSDGGEAESVPASGADAVTVSRPNDPPEWAKEVTLYEIYVRGFASDDDEAETTFEALEKRLDYLADLGVDCLWLTPVLQNDHAPHGYNIVDFYEIAEDLGTREDYEAFVEAAHDRGMKVLFDLVLNHSARDHPFFEDAYENPDSEYYDWYEWKENGEPGTYFDWEFIANFDYTTLEVRRHLLDAVDRWFEIADGFRCDMAWAVPDTFWQEVRDRVKSRDPEFLLLDETIPYVADFHNGMFDMHFDTTLYFTMRQVGRGHQPADALLDAVDQRSEVGFPSHAAFMLYIENHDETRYIVECGEDAAMAAAGALFTLPGVPMLYGGQELGQRGRRDALAWDHAREEIRDHYQRLIDVRNETPALGYEGAFRRIDYEADSEDAVAFARDGPDETYVCVLNFGDDAATVGVDGLSVDSTDVITGDDLADADGLRVDSVAVHRVEE